The Pirellulimonas nuda genome includes a region encoding these proteins:
- a CDS encoding alpha-L-rhamnosidase — MQTQSLAWPFGFLSWLLLCLTATVGAADETKPMGLRTDFRQTPLGVDLPDPRLSWRLEGERPGLAQLAFQIQVASDPNGFERPNFWDSGWVQDAQSAAILYECKAFAAKQRIYWRVRIEDDRGEIGPWSEPTWFEAGLLEDTDWNGADWISCSRRLQTEYGPPNVMGDWISAREEGAPAETITYKFAFPLPEKHVVYAGAWWSHVEQGEINVLVNGLKGLNGTEGPPTIYYKDFGFYMQRENEVRISLSGADLSTPVCFGMRIVFADGSEKIIGTSERWSVVHGGEEKSVRVACDYGKEPLGRAKVSPRAPLEAAWYKMDFEINKKVASARLYICGLGYNEPYLNGVKVGDHVLDPGQTDYETFAHYAVFDAGDQIEQGTNALAVLLGDGWYNNDRWFSNPRRLYGKPGLRAYLDIRYEDGTCDQVVTNRHWHWKPAGITMSNLFLGDHVDFRKWHAEWESPGTPLGWRPVRKVKPLSPKLVAQDFPPVRVVREIEPVKTWQVGEKTWIVDLGENISGWVGLDIEEPAGTEIRLRLTEMLDPSGKYLDNVPESFWSCHSSPQHHWIIADGRPRTWRPYFSYHGFRFAEIHGLSKPPTAEQIRGMVVNTDCPVTASFKSSDPLLDRIFQMGVRGHLSNMHSVLEDCPHREKCLWGGDLHSSWATGFHTLDSASFYRQQVRLFYTRPFDPRGIPGRVGVGRRATNSTLDFTWSVSPLFIAWRNYRQNGDLQTPEEFYDLMRSFLSYFEKESPDLIPVIHRYGDHAPPIGVPRTPADSQLIAAINYFAAAERFSQFAEALGRDDDVRWSRELAGRIRESIVSSFYDAGRKTFGNGTHDSLALAFGVVKPSQRDAVAASLAKVYQENGRQFDGGFMSYEIYPQLTEFGNVDLALEMLRNPAYPGIAQSIRDYDATTIFERFRNDSRRAQVRHSLNHHAANHPTAWMLNYLAGIRCHPEEPGFRRLLLQPFIPKDLEWVKAEMETPYGVVKSSWKQETGRLSWRFVIPPSSVAELRPPRGIKVIQLDGRKTQVVDGKLDLPSGTYQAQWKQEPMLQEEEAASWNSRLRPPAGRLAIVVDGNSPDPDDIGATAVMFGLLNRSGLNSRLVHLSHSCDLRPTERISGKDERRRQKVLDEVCEQGLLHFGPFERLKCCFNCRKEREAAVADLRDAINASSPDSPLWIIEAGEPDVIGFALQRADPSKSRYVHIVSHHPANDDSGDFFEWPEILAFGIEEHQIGDQNTLLQTTKTPWDWARKQPDPGIAWIWDRLHYAEQDGVVEFQKNKFDCSDAGMLYWWITGAQSGGEKKATPDDFKQLLIRK; from the coding sequence ATGCAGACCCAATCTCTAGCGTGGCCCTTCGGTTTCTTGTCCTGGCTTCTCTTGTGCCTGACAGCAACGGTAGGAGCTGCCGACGAAACGAAGCCAATGGGGCTGCGGACCGACTTCCGCCAGACGCCGCTTGGCGTGGATCTTCCCGATCCCCGATTATCATGGAGACTCGAAGGCGAGCGGCCGGGGCTCGCCCAATTGGCTTTTCAGATACAGGTCGCGAGCGACCCCAACGGATTCGAGCGGCCGAATTTCTGGGATTCGGGTTGGGTCCAGGACGCGCAGTCCGCCGCTATCCTCTACGAGTGCAAGGCCTTCGCCGCAAAACAGCGAATCTACTGGCGAGTGCGGATCGAGGATGACCGGGGCGAGATTGGACCGTGGTCGGAGCCGACTTGGTTCGAGGCAGGGCTGCTGGAGGACACGGACTGGAATGGGGCCGATTGGATCTCTTGCTCACGCCGGCTTCAGACCGAGTACGGCCCGCCCAACGTAATGGGGGATTGGATCTCTGCTAGAGAAGAGGGAGCGCCGGCGGAGACGATCACCTACAAGTTTGCGTTTCCTCTCCCAGAAAAGCATGTCGTTTACGCCGGCGCCTGGTGGAGCCACGTGGAGCAGGGCGAGATCAACGTGTTGGTCAATGGATTAAAGGGGCTCAACGGCACGGAGGGGCCGCCGACGATCTACTACAAGGACTTCGGATTCTACATGCAGAGGGAGAACGAGGTCCGCATCAGCCTCTCTGGCGCCGATCTTTCGACGCCGGTGTGTTTCGGGATGAGAATCGTCTTCGCCGACGGCAGCGAGAAGATCATCGGGACCTCTGAGCGATGGTCCGTTGTGCACGGCGGTGAAGAAAAGTCGGTCCGCGTGGCCTGCGACTACGGCAAGGAACCTCTGGGCAGGGCAAAGGTCTCGCCACGAGCCCCCTTAGAGGCGGCATGGTACAAGATGGATTTCGAAATAAACAAGAAGGTGGCTTCGGCTCGCCTTTATATCTGTGGCTTGGGTTACAACGAGCCATACTTGAACGGCGTTAAAGTCGGAGACCATGTGCTCGATCCTGGGCAAACAGACTACGAGACCTTCGCTCACTACGCTGTGTTCGACGCCGGAGATCAGATAGAACAAGGCACAAACGCGCTTGCGGTCTTGCTGGGCGACGGGTGGTACAACAATGACCGCTGGTTCTCCAATCCAAGGCGCCTATACGGCAAGCCTGGTCTGCGGGCCTATCTTGATATCCGCTACGAGGACGGAACTTGCGACCAGGTGGTTACAAACCGCCACTGGCACTGGAAGCCTGCGGGGATCACGATGTCTAATCTCTTCCTCGGTGATCATGTCGACTTCCGCAAGTGGCACGCGGAGTGGGAGAGTCCGGGCACGCCCCTTGGCTGGCGGCCCGTCCGGAAGGTCAAGCCTTTGTCGCCCAAGTTGGTCGCACAGGACTTTCCCCCGGTTCGAGTCGTCCGGGAGATCGAGCCGGTGAAGACCTGGCAGGTTGGAGAGAAAACATGGATTGTCGATCTGGGGGAGAATATCAGCGGCTGGGTCGGACTCGATATCGAGGAGCCCGCAGGCACCGAGATCCGGCTGCGTCTCACCGAGATGCTCGACCCTTCCGGCAAGTACTTGGACAACGTCCCGGAATCTTTTTGGAGCTGTCATTCGTCTCCTCAGCACCACTGGATTATCGCTGACGGCAGGCCTCGAACGTGGAGACCGTACTTTAGTTATCACGGCTTCCGCTTCGCGGAGATTCACGGTCTTAGCAAGCCGCCGACTGCCGAGCAGATTAGAGGGATGGTCGTCAACACCGACTGCCCCGTCACTGCTTCGTTCAAGTCGTCGGACCCGCTCCTGGACCGCATCTTCCAGATGGGCGTCCGAGGCCACCTGAGCAACATGCACTCGGTCTTGGAGGATTGCCCGCACCGGGAGAAGTGCTTGTGGGGCGGAGATCTCCATTCTTCGTGGGCGACGGGTTTTCACACGCTGGATTCTGCGAGTTTCTACCGCCAGCAGGTTCGGCTCTTCTACACCCGGCCATTCGACCCCAGAGGAATTCCGGGCCGGGTCGGCGTGGGTAGACGAGCAACGAACAGCACGCTCGATTTCACCTGGTCGGTCTCTCCTCTGTTCATTGCATGGCGCAACTACCGCCAGAATGGCGATCTGCAGACTCCCGAAGAATTCTACGATCTGATGCGATCCTTTCTGAGCTATTTCGAGAAAGAGTCGCCCGATCTGATTCCGGTGATTCACCGTTACGGCGACCACGCGCCACCGATTGGCGTTCCAAGAACTCCGGCCGATAGCCAATTGATCGCTGCCATTAATTACTTCGCCGCAGCCGAGCGATTTTCACAGTTTGCCGAAGCGTTGGGCAGGGACGACGATGTCCGCTGGAGCCGCGAGCTCGCCGGCCGAATCCGAGAGTCGATTGTGAGTAGCTTCTATGACGCCGGTCGCAAGACCTTCGGCAATGGCACGCACGACAGCCTCGCTCTGGCCTTTGGGGTCGTTAAGCCTTCACAGCGCGACGCCGTGGCGGCTTCGTTGGCAAAGGTCTATCAGGAGAACGGCAGGCAATTTGATGGCGGCTTCATGTCCTACGAGATCTACCCTCAGTTGACCGAGTTTGGCAATGTTGATCTCGCGTTGGAGATGTTGCGGAATCCGGCCTATCCGGGCATCGCCCAGAGCATCCGCGACTACGACGCGACAACCATCTTCGAGAGGTTTCGAAACGACTCGCGCCGGGCCCAGGTGCGCCATTCGCTGAACCACCACGCGGCGAACCACCCGACGGCGTGGATGCTGAACTATCTTGCTGGGATCCGCTGCCACCCGGAGGAGCCTGGGTTTCGTCGTTTGCTCCTGCAGCCCTTTATTCCAAAGGATTTGGAGTGGGTAAAAGCAGAGATGGAGACCCCCTACGGCGTGGTGAAGAGCAGTTGGAAGCAAGAGACAGGACGGCTGAGTTGGCGATTCGTCATTCCACCAAGTTCCGTGGCGGAGCTGCGGCCGCCGAGAGGGATCAAAGTCATCCAGTTGGACGGTCGCAAGACGCAGGTTGTCGATGGCAAGCTGGATTTGCCCTCCGGAACCTATCAAGCCCAATGGAAGCAAGAGCCTATGCTGCAAGAGGAGGAGGCGGCGTCGTGGAACTCTCGCCTTCGTCCTCCTGCAGGACGCCTGGCTATCGTCGTCGACGGAAACTCACCCGATCCAGATGATATCGGCGCCACGGCGGTGATGTTCGGCCTTCTCAACAGGTCGGGCCTGAACAGTCGGTTGGTGCATCTCTCCCATTCGTGTGATCTGCGGCCTACGGAGCGGATTTCGGGGAAGGACGAGCGACGACGGCAGAAGGTCCTGGACGAAGTCTGCGAACAGGGGCTGCTTCATTTCGGCCCCTTTGAGCGGCTGAAGTGCTGCTTCAATTGCCGGAAAGAGCGGGAAGCTGCGGTAGCCGATCTGCGTGACGCCATTAATGCGTCGTCCCCGGATAGTCCACTTTGGATTATTGAAGCGGGAGAGCCCGACGTGATTGGTTTCGCTCTTCAAAGGGCGGATCCGTCGAAATCCCGGTACGTTCACATTGTCTCGCATCATCCCGCTAACGATGACAGCGGTGACTTCTTTGAGTGGCCGGAGATTCTTGCCTTTGGGATTGAGGAACATCAGATAGGGGATCAGAATACGCTATTGCAAACGACGAAGACGCCTTGGGATTGGGCAAGAAAGCAACCGGACCCTGGGATTGCCTGGATCTGGGATCGCTTGCATTACGCTGAGCAGGACGGAGTGGTGGAGTTCCAGAAAAACAAGTTCGATTGCTCCGATGCCGGGATGCTGTATTGGTGGATCACGGGAGCTCAGTCGGGAGGAGAGAAGAAGGCCACGCCAGATGACTTCAAGCAACTTCTGATAAGGAAGTAG
- a CDS encoding IS5 family transposase, with protein MSEKAKRRRWTASEKLRIVAARCQAHGAGGRLPLGVAVSGANTHDIKLLKATLDSVPISRPQPTRHRHQHVCLDKGYDSQDVRRFLKRRNFRPHVKSRGQETSQRKKSKRFKARWWVVERTHSWTNRFRRLLVRWEKKSNNYLAMLQLSFAYSTLGAAGVLGKL; from the coding sequence ATGAGCGAGAAGGCGAAGCGTCGTCGTTGGACGGCCTCAGAGAAGCTGCGGATAGTGGCGGCACGCTGCCAAGCTCATGGTGCTGGTGGGCGCTTACCTTTGGGCGTCGCGGTGAGCGGGGCCAACACGCACGACATCAAGCTCCTCAAGGCGACGCTCGACAGCGTCCCCATCTCACGACCGCAGCCGACTCGTCATCGGCATCAGCACGTCTGCCTCGACAAGGGGTACGACTCGCAGGACGTCCGCCGGTTCTTGAAGCGGCGTAACTTCCGGCCGCATGTGAAGTCGCGTGGCCAGGAAACATCGCAGCGAAAGAAGAGCAAGCGGTTCAAGGCAAGGTGGTGGGTCGTCGAGCGGACCCACTCCTGGACCAACCGCTTCCGACGGCTGCTCGTCCGCTGGGAGAAAAAGTCTAACAACTACCTCGCCATGCTACAACTCTCTTTCGCCTACAGCACGCTCGGCGCCGCCGGTGTTCTGGGAAAGCTCTAA
- a CDS encoding sulfatase family protein: MTHPAQPAAFTCVLGKALLLAVGLLLGWVDKPSLAGEPGLADEPGLAVKQGLADKPSPPNENVRPNILFMFTDDQPQNCLGAMGNDAIQTPHLDALARRGTLFNNAFVTTAICCSNRACILTGQTMDRHGIEDFKQPLSAEAFDQTYPALLREAGYRTGYLGKYAIGNPSGNTKPLSLPADRFDAWYGFPQSIRFLQKVDGEPRYLTEVMTEKAIAFLQSNPAEQPFCLTVAFKEPHGPFNYFDPAAPNPYENVELPPSPTFNPEAFENQPEFIKTSLNADNSRGYLNHPQRYQQELRTFYRTVTRADTAVGEILAALKRLKLDQNTIVIFSSDHGSLLGDHGLTGKWLMYENSIRVPLIILDPRNPSKNATQPRDQMALSIDLAPTMLSLAGIAPPASMQGRDLTPVLREPEAPLREDFYYRHVYTPDPPRLSIAVTEGVRTQRWKYIRYPETDPVYEQLFDLEHDPLELKNLAEVPRHASQLEQLRTRCDAH; encoded by the coding sequence ATGACCCATCCGGCTCAACCCGCCGCGTTCACGTGCGTGCTTGGGAAGGCGTTGCTTCTCGCCGTCGGCTTGCTCCTCGGCTGGGTCGACAAGCCCAGCCTCGCAGGCGAACCCGGCCTCGCGGACGAACCCGGCCTCGCAGTCAAGCAGGGCCTTGCAGACAAACCCAGCCCGCCAAACGAAAACGTCCGCCCGAACATTCTGTTCATGTTCACCGACGACCAGCCGCAGAACTGCTTGGGCGCGATGGGCAACGACGCCATCCAAACGCCGCATCTGGACGCCCTTGCGCGACGAGGCACGCTGTTCAACAACGCCTTTGTGACGACGGCGATTTGCTGCAGCAATCGCGCTTGCATCTTGACCGGTCAGACGATGGACCGCCACGGCATCGAGGACTTCAAGCAGCCACTGAGCGCAGAAGCCTTTGATCAGACCTACCCTGCCTTGCTGCGAGAGGCGGGCTACCGTACGGGCTACCTGGGCAAGTACGCGATCGGAAACCCGTCGGGGAACACGAAGCCGCTTTCCCTCCCCGCCGACCGGTTCGACGCCTGGTACGGTTTCCCTCAGAGCATCCGTTTCCTTCAGAAGGTGGATGGCGAGCCGCGCTACCTAACGGAGGTCATGACGGAGAAAGCAATCGCGTTCCTGCAATCCAATCCGGCGGAGCAGCCGTTCTGTTTGACGGTCGCCTTCAAGGAACCGCATGGCCCGTTCAACTATTTCGATCCCGCGGCCCCCAACCCGTACGAGAACGTGGAGCTTCCCCCTTCGCCCACGTTCAACCCGGAAGCCTTTGAGAACCAGCCCGAATTCATCAAGACGTCGCTCAACGCAGACAACAGCCGCGGGTACCTGAACCACCCGCAGCGCTACCAGCAAGAGCTGCGGACGTTTTACCGCACGGTCACGCGCGCCGACACAGCCGTCGGAGAAATCCTGGCTGCGCTCAAACGTCTCAAGCTGGACCAAAACACGATCGTCATCTTCTCTTCCGATCACGGCAGCTTGCTGGGCGACCATGGCCTGACGGGGAAGTGGCTGATGTACGAGAACTCTATCCGGGTCCCGCTGATCATTCTTGATCCCAGGAACCCGTCCAAGAACGCCACACAGCCCCGCGATCAGATGGCGCTCAGCATCGACTTGGCGCCGACGATGCTTTCGCTTGCCGGCATTGCCCCGCCGGCGTCGATGCAAGGCCGCGATCTGACGCCCGTGTTGCGCGAACCCGAGGCCCCGCTGCGCGAGGACTTCTACTACCGGCACGTCTATACCCCGGACCCGCCACGCCTGTCCATCGCGGTCACCGAGGGCGTCCGAACGCAGCGATGGAAGTACATCCGCTACCCAGAGACCGACCCCGTCTACGAGCAGCTCTTCGACCTCGAACACGACCCCCTGGAGCTGAAGAACCTTGCTGAGGTCCCTCGCCACGCAAGCCAGCTAGAACAGCTCCGCACACGATGCGACGCTCATTGA
- a CDS encoding alpha/beta hydrolase — translation MVSQHTTRSIVIWLSLASVATRAVAVEPTAKESPGAFGAARVIALYDGAAPGSEGWDYEEKIVQGRSGPQVRNVVRPTLLYFPAAKPVGAAMPAGAAMIVAPGGGNRTLMMGYEGVDIAKRLNASGIDAFVLKYRLKQTGDGADSAEPAALGPQAGQDVRALSAEDGRRAVELVRSRAEEFRLRPNRIGMIGFSAGGGPVRGAMSGDAGARPDIAALIYGAGRSGEKATAPDHAPPLFLAVAADDPNVEASIATFMAWRAADAPCELHVFQMGAHGFVDQGGGADHFMDRLVEWIQVNGWRP, via the coding sequence ATGGTCTCCCAGCATACTACCCGCTCCATCGTGATCTGGCTTTCGCTCGCGAGCGTCGCCACACGCGCTGTTGCGGTTGAGCCCACCGCCAAGGAATCCCCGGGCGCCTTTGGCGCCGCACGCGTGATCGCGCTGTACGACGGCGCCGCGCCGGGTTCTGAAGGCTGGGACTACGAGGAGAAAATCGTCCAAGGGCGGAGTGGCCCTCAGGTCCGCAACGTCGTGCGGCCGACCCTGCTGTACTTTCCCGCAGCCAAGCCAGTGGGCGCCGCCATGCCAGCGGGCGCCGCCATGATCGTCGCTCCCGGCGGGGGCAATCGGACGCTGATGATGGGTTACGAGGGAGTCGATATCGCCAAGCGACTCAACGCGTCGGGCATCGACGCGTTCGTCTTGAAGTACCGGCTCAAACAGACCGGCGACGGTGCGGATAGCGCCGAGCCCGCCGCCCTCGGCCCACAAGCCGGTCAGGACGTCCGGGCGTTGTCTGCAGAGGATGGACGCAGGGCGGTAGAGCTGGTCCGGTCACGTGCCGAGGAGTTTCGCCTCCGGCCCAACCGGATAGGAATGATCGGGTTTTCGGCGGGGGGTGGGCCCGTGCGAGGCGCGATGTCCGGCGACGCGGGCGCTCGGCCAGACATCGCGGCGTTGATCTACGGCGCCGGCCGATCTGGCGAGAAGGCAACGGCGCCGGACCACGCGCCCCCCTTGTTCTTGGCGGTGGCTGCCGACGATCCCAACGTCGAGGCGTCCATCGCAACGTTCATGGCGTGGCGAGCCGCGGACGCGCCGTGCGAGCTGCACGTGTTTCAGATGGGCGCCCACGGGTTCGTCGACCAGGGGGGTGGCGCCGATCACTTCATGGATCGATTGGTAGAGTGGATCCAGGTTAACGGTTGGCGCCCATGA
- a CDS encoding PSD1 and planctomycete cytochrome C domain-containing protein: MPAQQATAQQATAQQVTAEPITTEPITTEDTDAKAIAYFEKHVRPVLASRCYSCHSARSGNSEGGLVLDRRHGWVQGGDRGTAVVPGDADASLLIRAIRYSDPALQMPPDKALPDSTIARLERWVEAGAVDPRDAADASPEPGFVASDPVSGRQHWAYRPLQQGPHAAEPLLRERSSSRWARSPIDAMVLARLQAAGLRPAPDADRSTLARRVYIQLAGLPPSPAELAKFLSDQQPGAVERMVDRLLESPRFGQRWGRHWLDLARYADSNGLDENFLFREAWRYRNQVIDAFNADVPLDQFIREQIAGDLLPYDSVAQRDRQRIAAGFLVIGPKVLLINETERMQQRMDVADELIDTIGKAILGQTLGCARCHDHKFDPIPTSDYYALAGILASTQVVEERQMLNQTRVMERLVGIGVDGGQRDDAYERYWIDRKKSSGRQERVRRSLALLKGGDTLGLQQLHEEQPADVDPIALDGCRPFGERIAAQQAILKKLKDFQANPPPIPPRAMIPCDVDQPADEAIRLAGQVDRPGALVPRGFLSVLTDRDAQIPEDASGRLELADWLTDTNGGAGHLTARVFANRVWRHLIGCGIVRTVDNFGRTGEPPSHPELLDYLAAELIESGWSTKALVRTIVLSRTFAMSSQHDALGHSIDPDNRLLWRAHRRRMDPETFRDAMLLASGSLDLEPVGSTVDYLGDQATSVGANKVRRRTDFACRSVYLPVIRNDLPELFDAFDFTDPQATTGMRPDTMVGAQGLFVLNDASVLAASDAVAERLMAAVGPGSGSDLRRVDQMYQWIVGEPAQAAEADEALAFIRHTESRLQDQEDAGRRLRAWSVACQALFASSRFQIIE, translated from the coding sequence TTGCCAGCCCAGCAAGCTACAGCCCAGCAAGCTACAGCCCAGCAAGTCACGGCCGAGCCAATCACGACCGAGCCAATCACGACCGAGGACACCGACGCGAAGGCGATCGCGTACTTCGAGAAGCACGTCCGTCCGGTGTTGGCCTCGCGGTGCTACTCCTGCCACTCGGCGCGCTCGGGCAACAGCGAAGGTGGTTTGGTGCTGGACCGCCGCCACGGCTGGGTGCAAGGGGGCGATCGAGGGACGGCCGTTGTTCCGGGCGACGCCGACGCGAGTCTGTTGATACGCGCTATCCGGTATTCCGATCCGGCTCTTCAGATGCCGCCGGACAAGGCGTTGCCCGATTCGACGATTGCGAGACTCGAGCGATGGGTCGAGGCGGGTGCGGTCGATCCTCGTGACGCGGCAGACGCGTCGCCAGAGCCCGGCTTTGTGGCGTCCGATCCCGTCTCCGGGCGCCAGCACTGGGCGTACCGTCCGCTGCAACAGGGTCCGCATGCCGCAGAACCACTGCTGCGTGAACGATCCAGCAGCCGGTGGGCTCGCTCGCCGATTGACGCGATGGTCCTCGCCCGGTTGCAGGCGGCTGGCTTACGGCCCGCCCCGGATGCAGACCGCAGCACGCTGGCCCGCCGGGTCTACATCCAGTTGGCGGGATTGCCGCCAAGCCCGGCCGAGCTAGCGAAGTTCTTGTCGGACCAGCAGCCCGGCGCGGTGGAGCGGATGGTCGACCGTTTGTTGGAGTCGCCCCGGTTCGGTCAGCGGTGGGGCCGACACTGGCTCGACTTGGCGCGGTACGCCGACTCCAACGGGCTGGACGAAAACTTCTTGTTCCGCGAAGCGTGGCGCTACCGCAACCAAGTCATCGACGCGTTCAATGCAGACGTCCCGCTGGACCAGTTTATCCGCGAGCAGATCGCCGGCGACCTGCTCCCCTACGACTCCGTCGCTCAAAGGGATCGGCAACGCATCGCCGCGGGGTTTCTTGTGATCGGACCCAAGGTTCTGCTCATCAACGAAACAGAACGGATGCAGCAGCGGATGGACGTGGCGGATGAGTTGATCGATACGATTGGCAAGGCGATCCTGGGCCAGACGCTTGGCTGTGCGCGGTGCCACGACCACAAGTTTGATCCGATCCCGACCAGCGACTACTACGCGTTGGCCGGGATCCTGGCGTCGACACAGGTCGTCGAAGAACGCCAGATGCTCAATCAAACGCGTGTGATGGAACGCCTGGTGGGGATCGGCGTCGACGGCGGCCAACGCGACGACGCGTACGAACGGTACTGGATCGACCGCAAGAAGAGTTCGGGACGCCAGGAGCGTGTCCGGCGTTCCCTCGCGTTGCTGAAGGGGGGCGACACGTTGGGGCTTCAGCAGTTGCATGAAGAACAGCCGGCCGACGTCGACCCGATCGCCCTGGACGGTTGCCGCCCGTTCGGCGAACGCATCGCGGCCCAGCAGGCGATCTTGAAGAAGCTGAAGGATTTTCAGGCGAACCCGCCCCCCATCCCTCCCCGCGCGATGATTCCCTGCGATGTGGATCAACCGGCGGACGAGGCGATCCGCTTGGCCGGGCAGGTGGACCGCCCCGGGGCCCTCGTGCCGCGCGGATTCCTCAGCGTCTTGACCGATCGTGACGCCCAGATCCCAGAAGATGCGAGTGGCCGCTTGGAGCTCGCGGATTGGCTGACCGACACCAACGGAGGCGCCGGGCATCTGACCGCTCGCGTTTTCGCCAACCGGGTTTGGCGCCACTTGATCGGTTGCGGGATTGTGCGGACCGTCGACAATTTCGGACGGACCGGAGAACCGCCCAGCCATCCCGAGTTGCTCGACTACCTGGCCGCCGAGTTGATTGAATCGGGCTGGTCGACCAAGGCGCTGGTCCGGACGATCGTCCTTAGCCGCACGTTCGCCATGAGCAGCCAGCACGACGCGCTGGGGCATTCGATCGACCCCGACAACCGCTTGCTGTGGCGAGCCCACCGCCGCCGCATGGACCCCGAGACCTTTCGCGACGCGATGCTGTTGGCGTCGGGCTCGCTGGACTTAGAGCCGGTCGGCTCGACCGTCGATTACCTCGGCGATCAAGCAACGTCGGTCGGCGCGAACAAGGTGCGGCGTCGCACCGACTTTGCCTGCCGAAGCGTCTACCTGCCCGTCATCCGCAACGACCTCCCCGAGCTGTTCGACGCCTTCGATTTCACGGACCCTCAAGCAACGACGGGCATGCGTCCGGACACGATGGTGGGCGCGCAGGGGCTGTTCGTGCTCAACGACGCATCCGTGTTGGCCGCATCCGATGCGGTCGCGGAGCGGCTGATGGCCGCCGTCGGCCCGGGCAGCGGATCCGATCTCCGGCGTGTGGACCAGATGTATCAATGGATCGTCGGCGAGCCGGCGCAGGCCGCCGAGGCGGATGAGGCGCTGGCCTTCATCCGACACACGGAGTCCCGGCTTCAGGACCAGGAGGACGCGGGGCGCCGGTTGCGCGCCTGGTCGGTCGCTTGTCAAGCGCTATTCGCATCGAGCCGCTTTCAGATCATCGAGTAA
- a CDS encoding DUF1501 domain-containing protein, translating into MPPRAKRVLFLFMWGGPSHVDFFDPKPQLNKRSGQPLHASSVGEATVGGPDRELGRLLGSPFRFAQQGESGVWMNALFPNLAQHADKMCVIRSMHTEGNAHGEALLRLHTGQANLVRPSVGAWVSYGLGSANENLPAFVTISPPRGHGGAQNYGSSFLPAVHQGTAIGSAETPITRAKISNLKNPSLSPELQRSQLDLIQSINARHLRRVGVDQRIEGLIDNYELAFRMQSTIPGVMDLSGETKATLDLYGIDARPTDNFGRQCLLARKFAENGVRYIQVSTDYTWDHHKQVEQGSIAEASKVDRPIAGLLADLAQRGLLEDTLVLWGAEFGRTPTAENGDGRNHHPKAFTMWMAGGGCKPGLTYGATDDFGYAPIENPVHMHDLHATLLHMLGLDHEKLTYRHAGRDFRLTDVYGNVVHDILS; encoded by the coding sequence ATGCCGCCCCGCGCAAAGCGGGTGCTGTTCTTGTTCATGTGGGGCGGGCCCAGCCACGTCGACTTCTTTGATCCCAAGCCGCAGCTCAACAAGCGTTCGGGTCAGCCGCTCCACGCGTCGTCCGTCGGCGAGGCGACGGTCGGCGGTCCAGACCGTGAGCTGGGGAGGTTGCTCGGCTCCCCGTTCCGGTTCGCTCAACAGGGAGAGAGCGGCGTCTGGATGAATGCGTTGTTCCCGAACCTGGCCCAGCACGCGGACAAGATGTGCGTTATCCGATCGATGCATACCGAGGGGAACGCGCACGGCGAAGCCCTGCTGCGGCTGCACACCGGGCAGGCCAACCTGGTGCGACCGAGCGTCGGTGCTTGGGTGAGCTATGGCCTAGGGAGCGCGAACGAGAACCTGCCGGCGTTCGTCACGATCTCACCGCCGCGCGGCCACGGCGGCGCCCAGAACTACGGCAGCTCATTCCTGCCCGCCGTCCATCAGGGGACGGCGATCGGGTCGGCCGAGACGCCCATCACGCGGGCGAAGATCTCCAACCTCAAGAACCCGAGTCTCAGCCCGGAGCTGCAGCGGTCCCAGCTGGACTTGATTCAGTCGATCAACGCGCGGCACCTGCGACGCGTGGGCGTCGACCAACGCATCGAAGGGCTGATCGACAACTACGAGTTGGCGTTCCGGATGCAGTCGACCATCCCGGGCGTGATGGACCTCAGCGGAGAAACGAAAGCGACCCTCGACCTGTACGGTATTGATGCCAGGCCCACCGACAATTTTGGCCGGCAATGCCTGCTGGCGAGAAAGTTTGCGGAGAACGGCGTGCGTTACATTCAGGTTTCGACCGACTACACCTGGGATCACCACAAGCAGGTGGAGCAAGGGAGCATCGCCGAGGCCTCCAAGGTCGATCGCCCGATCGCGGGACTGCTGGCGGACCTCGCGCAACGCGGGCTGCTAGAAGACACCTTGGTGCTTTGGGGTGCGGAATTTGGGCGGACGCCGACGGCGGAGAACGGCGATGGACGCAACCACCACCCCAAGGCCTTCACGATGTGGATGGCCGGCGGGGGCTGCAAGCCCGGTTTGACCTACGGGGCGACCGACGACTTTGGTTACGCGCCGATCGAGAACCCCGTGCACATGCATGACCTGCATGCGACGCTGCTGCACATGCTGGGGCTCGACCACGAAAAGCTCACCTACCGCCATGCCGGTCGCGACTTCCGGCTAACCGACGTCTACGGCAACGTCGTGCACGACATTCTTTCCTGA